The genome window TCAAAGCAGAATTTAGGGTTTGAACCAAGTCAACAAGTAGGGTCAACATAAAACAAGTTAAGGCCCTACCTGGCAAAAGGCCCTACCTGttgccatgggtttttcatagaaaTGTGAATGGAGAGATCCAGTCTCCCCACTAAAGAAGATGTAGCAGAAGATACTTGTGAAAATAAAACCATGCTTTAAGGGGGAAAGAAGTCAGTAACTTAAAAGACCAAAGAGTGTAGTATTCACAATTTGAGATGGCTGGTTCATGGCAGTTGTCTGAACAGCCATCGCTGCTGCCACAACTCCGTGCCTGTCTCCTGCTTGCTGGATCCACCCTCAGCTCAGCTGACAGATCCTAAGTATCCACGCACTATTTAGATattacaggcatcccaagttcCAACGCTGGGCTCCAACAAAAGGAGCAGAGACCTGGGCTTCTAATTTTGGGTTCACTCACAAAAATCTTTTGCCTTCATTTTCAGGTAAGTCTCAAAGAGGGAAAATTTTGCTGAATACAACTAATAAAGGCAGAAggaataataaaacagaaaatcaccATAATGCAAtccttaataaattaaaaaaaaaaaggtgagattACAATTTAAGTGAAAGACCAGTGGGAACCTGAGAATAAATCAGTGCActttctgatgcaatgcaaaggcAGATACCACTTCCTATGATGTATCAGTGCCAAAATCGTAGAACCTAAGTGAATAAGTCTCTAGATTTGCCAGTTTACAGGAAAATGACATTGGGACATATTTAATATTATAGGAATACAACTGGATGAATCCAGAAAACGAGAGTCTTAAGACACATGACCTAGGATTTTCAACAAATAGCAAAAATGAGGGGGAACCATTCAACAGCTTAAAGTGGCgtccggggccagcgccgtggctcacttggttaaaccttgcctgcagtgctggcatcccatatgggtgccaggttctagtccaggttgctcctcttccagtctggctctctgctgtggcccggaaaggcagtggaggatagcccaagtgcttggccctgcacccgcatgggagaccaggaggaagcacccggctcctggcttccgattggcgcagggctggccatggcggccatttggggaatgaaccaacggaaggaagacctttctctgttctctctcactgtctataactctgtcaaataaatttaaaaaaataaaataaaataaatgatatcggggccggcgccgcggctcactaggctaatcctccgccttgcggcgccagcacaccgggttctagtcccggtcggggtgccggattctgtcccggttgcccctcttccaggccagctctctgctgtggccagggagtgcagtggaagatggcccaagtgcttgggccctgcaccccatgggagaccagaagcacctggctcctgccatcggatcagtgtggtgcaccggccgtggcggccattggagggtgaaccaacggcaaaggaagacctttctctctgtctctctctgtccactctgcttgtcaaaaaaataaataaataaataaaaatgatatcaaCAAAATGCCATGTATGAATGTTGTTTGGATCCTGGTTCAGACAAATCAAGACATTTTCTGATGATTGAAGAAAATAATGTTACCTATGATATCCCCAGAGGACATTACAGAACAATTAAGAATCACTACTAATTTTGTTGGCAATGATAATGACATTGTTACATTCCTTACAGTTAAATCTATAGTTTTTCCAGAAAACCAAAAGGAACACTTATTATATGAAAATGTTTATACCTCCTTATCAGTCTTTTGTGGAAAAGCAAGTTTTATTTCAAAGCAACCAGAAAACAGCAGTCAGAGGGAGGACGTTTATAAACTGTTAGGAAGGAGCACACAATCATGTCCATTTGTAAAGGTCAGAGTTAGGAGTCTCACCAACTCCTGCTGATCACCCAACACTCAGTTGAAACTTTTTAGTCTGAAACAAAAATGTAGCCTTGAAGATGTCCACTGTGTTTGTTATCCAAACATGTTCTCATTTTTGGAAAGGTTGTCTGAGCCAGTCTATTGAGAGATCtgcttaattattaaaataaatatttacacgGAGAACACAGTTATATTAGTAGCCTTCTTCACATTTTATAAAGAGCCACAGAGGTTTCCTTCACATTTTGAGCAGTCAAGCTGGTAAAGATCCTGTCTCCATTTTGTAGGAAGTGGATTATATTCAATTTCTCTGAACAACAGCCAACTGGAAGATTATTCTGCTTTTGAAGTACTGGCTGGGCTGGCATCTGCAATGGTAGCTAGATAAATGAGATTTCTATGTAACACATGCTGGTACctatgggttaaaaaaaaaaaaaggaaaaaaatcaagtttgtTTTTACCATGAACAAAAAACTGGGAAAGCACTTACCCATAAAGGAGGAATGGCTCATCCACTGATTAGATGATTCAGTGTaatcaatctttttatttaacataCTTTGAGAAACATAATGCAAACTCTCACCTATTCTTACCAGCTACGTCTGTAGGCCAAGCCATATTAATCTATCTGCACCCCTACTATATTCTCCACACAGCAACCTATGTGATCATTGTACAACAAGCCAATCTAAAAAGCAAAACtactttcttgtttatttgaaaagcagagagcaggcactCTTTCATCTATGgattcacttccccaaacagccagggttggggtaccagggaagagaagccaggagccatagaaatccatctgagtctcccacaggggtgccgggGGATCCAACTAATTGAGCAGTTGCCTGCTGCGGCCTAGTGTGCATTCGCCTTTTGGTATCCCTTCCCATGACCTAAAAGGCTTTCCGTGATTAAGGTCCCCAGGCTCATCTGCAGCTCATCTCCCACGGCTTTCCCTTGGCTGAATTTTAACCACGATGGTCTTTTTGTTGTGACTTGAAGATATTCAGCacaattccatccactggccgtcccaagtacttgggccagcatctgctggtttagCAGGATACTAGATCGGAAGCAGAAGTGGTTTTCAATCTCAGGCgcactgatacgggatgcaggtgtcgcaaagggtggcttaacccactgtgcaacaccAGCTCCTAGTGTGGCTTTCTTGAACGTTTCTCCAGTAGCAGTGCaatatttttccatgaagaaaTAAGCTACAATTGCTGGACTAGATTTGGAAAATGTTCTCAGGCTCTCTCATTGCAGTCTGGTTAGAAGGCAACTGGGACATCCCCTGACAGCCTGTCCGCGTCACTCCCAGACTGACTACAAGGTAGAAATGGCACGGAGCTTAGCAGCCGAATGGCCTGAAAGAGGGCAGGCAGCGACCCGTGATGAGGAAGGAGCCACGGCTCTTTTCTCTCGAGCCTGGTTTCTCCTGTTCTCCCCTCCCTGTCCATCAGCTGGCATGGCTTCAAGCGAAGTAGGCTCCGCAGTGCGAACGTCCAAGTTCTGCAGACGGAGCCACGTCTAACCCTAGGTTCTGTCCCCTTCCTAGATCAGTCACCCAAGCCTGCTTCGCGCTGGCTGCCCCTTACACTCCAGCCAACGGCGGGAAGAGGGCACTTACTGGACGCACTCGTTCGCCCGGCCTTTGTTCTGATACTCCACGATACAGCGGATGAGCTGGTCATTCTCTTCCAGGAGCTGAAAGGGCAGAGACAGGGTTAGGCCGGCGACGAGGGCCGCTCCCTTCCGCCCGTGCAGGCCGTGCAGCCCGGGCGCCGGGGCTGGCTTCGTTCCCACCGCGCTCCAACACCCTCCGCACGCTGCAAGCCTCAGCTGGGATGCAGGTCACTCCAGGAGGTTCCCCGCGCCCCTCGCGACCCCGACTCCACTCCCCAGCATTGCCGCCTACCCGCTGGATGGTCTCTTGATTGACTTCCGCACTGCCCCTCAGCCAGTCGGGTACGAAGGCCACAGACATCCCGGGGAgcctgggcaaaaaaaaaaaaaaaaaaaacaacccacacgTCAGAAACCGCGGCGGGCCGTGCACCTAGGCCGGAGCGGCACCCCACGATTGGCAGGCTTACGCTCTCGACGGTGATTGGACCCACCCGCGACGTCAGCTGTGATTGGACGCGCCAGAGCGACGTTCTACGCCCTCCTCGGGCCCCGCCTCCAGGGCTCCGTGCGGGTTGCGCGCGCCACGCGCTTGCGCAGTCGGGAAAGCAAACCGGGAGCCCGGGTGGTGGCTGCCGTGAGCGTGTCAACTGGTTGACGTTCAGACAGTGTGTCCCGAGTCTGTCTGAAAGAGCAGCTTGCTATGGGTCACACACCAGCTCGTGACTGGAACCCATTTCTATGGCTTCGAGTCCACTGCCCGGCCTCTAGGCCTCTCTCTGGAGCGTGAATCCTGGCCACTGGCTCGCGCCTGGCAGGAGAACGCTGGTGTCCGCTTTGCTCTTTGCGGAGGGAGAAACTCCTGAGTGTGCGCCCACATTCTCTGCGGACCATAATAATGCTTACTAGGTTTACAGCCCTCAGAACCTCTCGtgttttctccattttacagatgagaaaaacaggttcagtaacttgtccaaggtcccCTATCCACTACGGACCACGGCAGTCTCTGTAGTCACAGGCGGTGTGGCTTGAATGCCCTCACTCGTCCCCTCGCCCCCGGGCTGCCTAGGCTCCACGCTGCAAAGAGGATTTGTTGTTGCAAGATGCCTGGAGGAAGCTGGCTCTGCCCTCCCGCCGCGCAGAGTGGCTGTGATCGCTGCGACTTTGGAATGGCCGCAGTCCTCAAGCCCACGGGTGGTGAACTTGGCACCAACGCTGCTCCTACGGACAGCATGGAGTGAGCAGCAACCAGGTGATTTGGGAAAGAGAACTTGGGGGGAACTTCTAGAGTTTCATTTCCTGTCTCAGAGGCTTGTCTGCCTTCCTGGGTTCACCGTCCACGGTCCGCTTAattcaaaccccccccccccaatgcagGGGCATCGCTTTGGCGGTTGCTCTTTGTTTAGAGGAGGCACCTGGGGGTCGAAGACTGGGAGATTTGGGGAGCATGCAAGAGATTTGCAAGTTGATAGTGGAGTACTTAGGAGAGAGAGCTGACTGGACAAACACACAGACTGCTGCACCGGGTGGAGAGCTTGGCTGAAGTAGGCAATGTATGCAGCACCAGTCTGGGTGGCTGTGAAATTGTTACAGCCCAGGAGCAAACTGAGAGAAGACAGAAGGTTGGGGAGCCGCCAGGCAGATGTGATGGGTGGCGCAAGGGGCGTGAGCAAACTGGGAAGATTGTGTTGGGGGTGAGGGGCCCTGGACGCGCTGTTGAAGGAAGTCAAGACCGGAGGGAACCGATACATAGAACAAAGTGGAGGAACTACTGGACCGGAAGTTCCCACAGGCCGGAGAACAGTGCGAGGacatgtaggagaccaggttCTGCGATTGTAACTCCAGAGATGCAGCTCCTGTGTGGCGACACCAGAGTCCAGGGTCCAAGAGAGAAGCGTGGAAGAGGCCTGGAAGAGAAAGCGGCAGGAGTTGACTGTGAGGCTGGAGCCCAGTGGCCAGCAGTTGGAGACGAAGGCCAGGACTTTAGCTTCCGCCTGCCTGTCATCCATCGTGGGGCTGGCTTGCATTGCACCAGCTGCTCCAGTCAGAGAGGAAAGACCCTAAAGGAAAGCACTTAGCCTGCAGCTTTGAGCGTGCCCGGCTTCACATCCCAAAGCTCCCGGATGTTATAGACCTGGCACCCATTTTCCTGTCCCTCCCCCAGAGCCTTGTCTTCAGTGGCCCACGGTAGCACAGTTAAAGAACACACGCTGAGAGCGAACCCTAGCACGT of Oryctolagus cuniculus chromosome 10, mOryCun1.1, whole genome shotgun sequence contains these proteins:
- the SS18L2 gene encoding SS18-like protein 2 isoform X2; translated protein: MSVAFVPDWLRGSAEVNQETIQRLLEENDQLIRCIVEYQNKGRANECVQYQHVLHRNLIYLATIADASPASTSKAE
- the SS18L2 gene encoding SS18-like protein 2 isoform X1, whose amino-acid sequence is MSSHCSPACGNFRLPGMSVAFVPDWLRGSAEVNQETIQRLLEENDQLIRCIVEYQNKGRANECVQYQHVLHRNLIYLATIADASPASTSKAE